One Drechmeria coniospora strain ARSEF 6962 chromosome 01, whole genome shotgun sequence genomic region harbors:
- a CDS encoding mitochondrial translation initiation factor, with protein sequence MGTARDGLIFGRTRSYKLENTLQLVSRTALRQFGPVRWLTTTPLRHKPDDVDAPKHGRFPGAYGGQAGASFGSFVSRTTRTSGLPPLTDGLLPHEQQARQRMESPGNKGNPPAMAAAKVRKVTSSRFDDKKAQMSRSVLADVFSTNREPKVPPTPRSWSSRSQQQSIASEPSRDAFSAGNAAGPQGTHSTPLEKHLVGKRVLTSHESQHRVGTPGSRQHTWGGAVHGRKAPADNRGQGHGKESTTWREITRSSKPKAVPHKNLKSDSAHEPKADKSNLNTDKVLADKDFWGELESRVATIRGRRQSAAIGTTGKLASERHPNPRVVQGNTPVGGDPTGDPARPRRKSRFEMEEEQKMVENKERRKPNKARRNRLSQEDHDWDDEALHRWEQRQRRQAEKDARKRQELEQQPAAVPISLPEYISAANLAQGLKQRCDQFMKDMKEMGFENVTPDTIMTGDTAALIAMEYGFEPTVDNGSQRDLRPRPPPEDPSSVAVRPPIVTIMGHVDHGKTTILDWLRKSSIVAQEHGGITQHIGAFVVKLSSGKAITFLDTPGHAAFLSMRQRGANVTDIVVLVVAADDSVMPQTIEALKHATAAKVPIIVAINKIDKEDARVSQVKADLARHGVEIEDFGGDVQVVCVSGKTGQGMEDLEENIIALSEMLDVRAESDGLAEGWILESSVKQNGKTATVIVKRGTLRPGDFIVAGNSWARIRVLRNEAGVELSEAPPGTPVEIVGWRELPKAGEQVLQAPDEAKAKSTVEYRLEMCKREESSVQLAEQEQRQREKAAAEASQATAAADGADASPTDPAMVGLLYQNFSIKADVVGSVEAICGSILELGNNEVRPKILRSSAGQISESDVDHAAASSSVIINFNVAISPHIKQRAEEAKVKILDHSVIYHLIDDAKATLSGLLPDNISNRVTGEADILQVFPINLKKRVFKNIAGCRVRNGVMRRSSRVKVLRKGNVVFDGESEPPLLHPPSWQLIVDVTGRIDTLKHAKRDVMEMGKGTECGIGFDGFEDLQVDDQIQTYEEVKEKRTL encoded by the coding sequence ATGGGAACAGCTCGAGACGGCCTCATTTTCGGACGCACAAGGTCGTATAAACTTGAGAACACCCTACAGCTTGTATCGCGCACGGCATTGAGGCAGTTCGGGCCTGTGAGGTGGCTCACGACAACACCGCTGCGTCACAAACCCGATGACGTTGATGCTCCCAAACATGGAAGATTCCCGGGAGCATATGGCGGCCAAGCCGGTGCATCCTTTGGCTCCTTTGTCTCTAGAACAACCCGAACATCaggcctgccgccgctgacCGATGGCCTTCTGCCCCATGAGCAGCAAGCACGACAGCGAATGGAGTCTCCCGGAAACAAAGGCAACCCtccggcgatggcggcggcgaaagTGCGCAAAGTAACCAGCAGCAGGTTCGATGACAAGAAAGCGCAAATGTCAAGATCTGTTCTTGCCGATGTGTTCAGCACGAACCGAGAGCCAAAAGTCCCACCCACGCCGAGGTCATGGTCCTCCCGATCGCAGCAGCAATCGATCGCATCTGAGCCGTCACGCGATGCCTTCTCTGCTGGCAATGCAGCCGGTCCGCAGGGCACACACTCAACGCCGCTCGAAAAGCACCTGGTTGGCAAGCGTGTCTTGACGTCGCATGAATCCCAACACCGAGTCGGGACCCCTGGATCGAGGCAACACACTTGGGGAGGGGCTGTTCACGGCCGGAAAGCACCAGCCGACAATCGAGGGCAGGGTCATGGGAAGGAATCCACAACCTGGCGTGAGATAACACGATCGAGCAAGCCAAAGGCCGTGCCGCACAAAAATTTGAAATCGGACAGCGCTCATGAACCCAAGGCCGACAAATCCAACCTCAATACTGACAAAGTGTTGGCCGACAAGGACTTTTGGGGAGAGCTTGAGAGTCGAGTGGCAACTATCAGGGGTAGGCGCCAGTCCGCTGCGATTGGAACGACCGGTAAACTGGCATCCGAAAGGCATCCGAATCCCCGAGTTGTCCAAGGTAACACGCCAGTCGGCGGGGACCCAACGGGTGAcccggcgaggccaaggaggaaaTCACGTTTtgagatggaggaggagcaaAAGATGGTCGAGAATAAAGAGCGCAGAAAGCCGAACAAGGCGCGGCGGAACCGCCTCAGCCAGGAGGATCACGACTGGGATGACGAGGCCCTTCACCGATGGGAGCAGAGGCAGCGTCGCCAGGCCGAGAAGGACGCACGAAAACGACAAGAACTCGAGCAGCAGCCCGCGGCGGTCCCAATCTCCTTACCAGAGTACATCAGTGCCGCAAATCTGGCCCAGGGGTTGAAGCAGCGATGCGACCAGTTTATGAAGGACATGAAGGAGATGGGCTTCGAAAATGTGACTCCCGACACCATCATGACCGGCGACACGGCCGCTCTCATTGCCATGGAGTATGGCTTTGAACCCACGGTCGACAATGGTTCGCAGAGAGACCTGCGGCCCAGACCACCGCCCGAAGACCCttcgtccgtcgccgtccggcCTCCGATCGTTACCATCATGGGCCACGTTGACCATGGAAAGACGACCATTCTCGACTGGCTGCGAAAATCATCCATCGTCGCGCAGGAGCACGGTGGCATCACGCAACACATTGGTGCTTTTGTGGTGAAGCTGTCGTCGGGCAAGGCCATCACCTTCTTGGACACGCCGGGTCACGCGGCTTTTCTTTCCATGCGGCAGCGTGGGGCGAACGTGACGGATATTGTTGTCctggtggtggcggcggaCGACAGCGTCATGCCGCAGACGATCGAAGCGCTGAAGCACGCCACCGCTGCCAAGGTACCCATCATTGTTGCCATCAACAAGATTGACAAGGAGGACGCCCGTGTCAGCCAAGTCAAGGCTGACCTGGCCCGGCACGGTGTGGAGATTGAAGACTTTGGAGGCGATGTCCAGGTCGTCTGCGTCAGCGGTAAGACGGGCCAAGGCATGGAGGACCTCGAGGAGAACATCATTGCGTTGTCCGAGATGCTCGACGTCCGCGCCGAGTCCGACGGCCTAGCCGAGGGATGGATACTCGAATCTAGCGTGAAGCAAAATGGGAAGACGGCAACGGTGATCGTGAAGCGAGGCACCCTGCGTCCGGGCGACTTCATCGTTGCCGGAAACTCGTGGGCCAGGATTCGCGTGCTGCGGAACGAGGCAGGCGTCGAGCTCTCCGAGGCGCCTCCCGGGACACCGGTCGAGATTGTGGGATGGCGAGAGCTGCCCAAAGCTGGGGAGCAGGTTCTGCAGGCACCGGACGAAGCCAAGGCCAAGTCGACGGTCGAGTATCGTCTGGAGATGTGCAAACGCGAGGAGAGCTCCGTCCAGCTCGCCGAACAGGAGCAACGCCAGAGGgaaaaggcggcggccgaagcAAGCCAGGCCACAGCTGCCGCGGATGGAGCGGATGCTTCACCCACCGACCCGGCAATGGTCGGGCTTCTGTACCAGAACTTCTCCATCAAGGcagacgtcgtcggctccgttGAGGCTATTTGCGGTAGCATTCTCGAGTTGGGCAACAACGAAGTTCGACCCAAGATCCTTCGATCCTCGGCAGGACAGATTTCCGAGTCCGATGTCGACCACGCGGCGGCGTCAAGTAGCGTAATCATCAACTTCAACGTCGCCATTTCGCCGCACATCAAGCAGCGTGCCGAGGAAGCCAAGGTCAAGATCCTGGATCATAGCGTCATCTATCACCTcatcgacgatgccaaggCCACCTTGTCAGGCCTGCTTCCCGACAATATTTCGAACCGCGTCACCGGCGAGGCGGATATCCTGCAAGTTTTCCCCATCAACCTCAAGAAAAGGGTCTTCAAGAACATTGCTGGTTGCCGAGTTAGGAACGGCGTGATGAGGAGATCATCGAGGGTCAAGGTGCTGCGGAAGGGCAATGTTGTCTTTGACGGTGAATCAGAACCCCCCTTGTTGCATCCACCGAGTTGGCAGCTAATCGTTGACGTGACAGGCCGTATTGACACTCTCAAGCACGCCAAACGGGACGTCATGGAAATGGGC